One segment of Nostoc flagelliforme CCNUN1 DNA contains the following:
- a CDS encoding phytochelatin synthase family protein, producing MLRKISKTFFKALTIGLCISSGSVLSQTLPLSSNLVGFNTPEGEKLLFESKSNEDFFPLSMQFTTQNNQAYCGVATMVMVLNGLQIPAPEVPQYKPYRIFTQENFFSNNNTKKVLTPEVVSRQGISLDQLGQLLASYGVKVNVYHAADTSLEQFRKQAAANLKQPQNFVLVNYLRKEIGQDKGGHISPLAAYNEQTDRFLILDVSRYKYPPVWVKTADLWKAMLTNDSSVNKSRGFVFVSKSL from the coding sequence ATGTTACGAAAAATAAGTAAAACATTTTTCAAAGCTTTAACTATTGGCTTATGTATCTCTAGTGGAAGCGTTCTCTCTCAAACATTACCGCTTTCCTCTAACTTAGTAGGTTTTAATACGCCTGAAGGTGAAAAATTATTATTTGAGAGTAAGTCAAATGAAGACTTCTTTCCACTGAGTATGCAATTCACCACTCAAAATAATCAGGCATATTGTGGTGTTGCAACTATGGTTATGGTACTGAATGGTCTACAAATTCCAGCACCAGAAGTACCGCAGTACAAGCCATATCGAATATTTACTCAAGAAAACTTTTTTAGTAATAATAATACAAAAAAAGTGCTAACTCCTGAAGTTGTGTCTCGCCAAGGTATAAGTTTAGACCAATTGGGGCAATTACTAGCCAGCTATGGCGTCAAAGTTAATGTTTACCACGCTGCCGACACTAGTTTAGAGCAGTTCCGCAAACAAGCAGCAGCAAATTTAAAACAACCACAAAATTTTGTTTTAGTAAACTATTTACGCAAAGAAATAGGTCAAGATAAAGGTGGACATATTTCTCCTTTAGCAGCATATAATGAGCAAACAGATAGATTTTTAATTCTTGATGTTTCTCGTTATAAATATCCACCAGTTTGGGTAAAAACAGCAGATTTATGGAAAGCAATGCTCACAAATGATTCCTCAGTAAATAAGAGCCGTGGCTTTGTATTTGTAAGCAAAAGCCTTTGA
- a CDS encoding Uma2 family endonuclease, translating into MYCTSLLPSTDISVIGCDRLDDKDGPLEGAPDWLIEIRSPDQSTLDLQNKILHCLCNGTQLAWLIDIARQQIWVWLGDNLPLVYSAEDILPTLGDLPELMVNAVMAMTRRQS; encoded by the coding sequence TTGTATTGTACCTCCCTACTCCCCAGTACCGATATTTCCGTTATAGGTTGCGATCGCCTTGACGATAAAGATGGGCCTTTAGAGGGAGCGCCTGACTGGTTAATTGAAATTCGCTCTCCTGACCAAAGCACCCTAGACTTGCAAAACAAAATTCTCCACTGTCTGTGCAACGGAACGCAATTAGCTTGGCTAATAGATATAGCTCGTCAACAGATTTGGGTATGGCTTGGAGATAATCTGCCACTGGTTTATTCCGCAGAAGACATTTTACCAACTTTGGGGGATTTGCCGGAGCTTATGGTTAATGCGGTGATGGCTATGACTCGCAGGCAAAGCTAA
- a CDS encoding aldo/keto reductase, whose translation MQKRLLGTSKVQITPILMGTWQAGKRMWVGVEDADSIKTIRAAYEAGITTVDTAEVYGEGHSEQIVAEALSDVRTHVEYATKVFANHLKYEQVIEACERSLTNLKTDYIDLYQIHWPSGAFNSEIVPIEETMSALNLLKEQGKIRAIGVSNFSHAQLAEAASYGRIDSSQPPYSLFWRQVEQDVLPYCIENNISILAYSSLAQGLLTGKFAHGHKFDLADNRAKNKLFQGENFERAQQALQQLRPIALLHNCTLAQLALAWLIAQPQTNAIAYYQQTVAASPSPLTKVQAQLNHLRILIEDQRVAEIQTLLPLIESQIDQLPLSRASIYAQVNFSQSLAKVKNGILHASSHNYYSGFSTKDSAVLLARAIQQSRSLGDKRTEAYALKSLGGLYEETKQWAEAQDLSRKGLALAQSSNAPEIIYTLEWQLGRLLRAQKDINGAIAAYDAAVETLQSLRRDLVANKDVVNQDVQFNFRNSVEPIYRESVELLLKSQEGKSPNEKILEKARERIEALQLAELNDFFQEACLQGQTATGDRRATLGLAGAAVRAGARSTIAWLWQIDDKSTAMFVSAFYRELKSGKITKAEAVHRAQLELLKHPNYKAPGFWSAYVLIGNWL comes from the coding sequence ATGCAAAAGCGTTTACTAGGTACTTCTAAAGTCCAAATCACACCCATCCTTATGGGAACTTGGCAAGCTGGTAAAAGAATGTGGGTGGGAGTTGAAGATGCTGACTCGATTAAAACGATTCGAGCCGCTTATGAAGCTGGTATCACAACAGTTGATACTGCTGAAGTTTATGGTGAAGGACACTCTGAGCAAATTGTCGCTGAAGCTTTATCTGATGTACGCACTCATGTGGAGTATGCCACAAAAGTTTTTGCTAACCATCTAAAGTATGAACAAGTCATTGAAGCTTGCGAGCGTTCTCTAACCAACCTGAAGACTGATTACATTGATCTTTACCAAATACATTGGCCCTCCGGTGCTTTCAATAGTGAAATAGTACCTATTGAGGAAACTATGAGCGCTCTTAACCTGCTTAAAGAGCAAGGTAAAATTCGAGCTATTGGTGTTTCCAATTTTTCCCACGCCCAGTTGGCAGAAGCAGCAAGTTATGGACGTATTGATAGTTCACAACCACCCTATTCTTTATTCTGGAGACAGGTAGAACAAGATGTATTGCCCTATTGTATCGAAAATAATATTTCTATCCTTGCTTATTCGTCTTTAGCACAGGGGTTGTTAACAGGTAAATTTGCTCATGGTCATAAATTTGACCTAGCAGATAACCGTGCTAAAAATAAACTGTTTCAAGGCGAAAACTTTGAACGTGCTCAACAGGCGCTACAACAACTGCGTCCTATAGCCCTTCTTCATAATTGTACACTTGCTCAGTTAGCTTTAGCGTGGTTAATTGCTCAACCCCAAACAAATGCAATCGCCTATTATCAACAAACAGTTGCAGCATCTCCCTCACCCCTGACAAAAGTCCAAGCGCAACTAAATCATCTGAGAATACTCATTGAAGATCAACGAGTGGCAGAGATTCAAACTCTCTTGCCATTGATTGAGTCCCAAATCGACCAACTCCCCCTCAGCCGTGCTAGTATTTACGCCCAAGTAAACTTTTCTCAAAGTCTGGCAAAAGTCAAGAATGGCATATTGCACGCATCCAGTCATAATTACTACTCAGGATTCAGTACCAAAGACTCAGCAGTATTACTCGCCAGAGCCATCCAGCAATCCCGCAGTTTAGGGGACAAGCGGACAGAAGCCTATGCACTGAAGAGTTTAGGCGGATTGTACGAAGAAACTAAACAGTGGGCAGAGGCACAAGACCTTAGTCGAAAAGGGTTAGCTTTAGCACAGAGCAGCAATGCACCAGAAATTATTTATACCTTAGAGTGGCAATTAGGCAGATTGCTCCGGGCACAAAAAGATATTAATGGTGCGATCGCGGCTTATGATGCTGCTGTGGAAACTCTCCAGTCTCTTCGCAGAGATTTAGTAGCCAATAAAGATGTAGTGAACCAGGATGTGCAATTCAACTTCCGAAACAGCGTAGAACCGATTTACCGAGAGTCAGTAGAGTTACTGCTGAAATCCCAAGAAGGAAAATCACCAAATGAAAAAATATTGGAGAAAGCACGAGAGCGGATTGAAGCACTCCAGCTAGCAGAATTGAACGACTTTTTCCAGGAAGCTTGCCTACAAGGTCAGACAGCAACAGGAGACAGGCGTGCAACACTGGGTCTTGCAGGAGCCGCTGTACGAGCTGGGGCACGCAGTACCATCGCCTGGCTGTGGCAGATTGATGATAAATCCACAGCAATGTTTGTTAGTGCCTTCTATCGAGAACTCAAGAGTGGCAAAATTACCAAAGCCGAAGCTGTCCACCGTGCCCAGCTAGAACTGCTGAAACATCCAAACTACAAAGCACCAGGCTTTTGGTCTGCTTACGTGTTGATTGGCAATTGGTTGTAA
- the tnpA gene encoding IS200/IS605 family transposase, producing the protein MSFQDVITQQDYKTHNHVKYLVNYHFVFIPKRRKRVLVGEVETRIRQIFPELAIEKNWDILALEVAPDHVHLFVSVKPTDTSHLVIKAFKGRSSYLLRKEFPALLKLPSLWTSSYFVSTAGNISSDAVTKYIEEPHHASN; encoded by the coding sequence ATGTCTTTTCAGGACGTAATAACTCAACAAGATTACAAGACTCACAACCATGTCAAATACTTAGTCAATTATCATTTTGTTTTTATCCCTAAGCGGCGAAAGAGAGTTTTAGTAGGTGAGGTAGAAACTAGGATTAGACAGATATTTCCTGAATTAGCCATAGAGAAGAATTGGGATATTCTCGCTTTAGAAGTAGCACCTGACCACGTTCACTTGTTTGTTAGTGTCAAACCTACAGATACGTCACATTTAGTAATCAAGGCTTTTAAAGGACGTTCTAGCTATCTGTTGAGAAAAGAATTCCCTGCTCTTTTAAAACTCCCCTCGCTATGGACAAGTAGTTATTTTGTAAGTACTGCTGGTAACATCAGTAGCGATGCGGTTACAAAGTACATTGAAGAGCCTCATCACGCATCAAATTAA
- a CDS encoding transposase, which translates to MIEDGHAQERSEFDALLKKVKPQDLWCGDRNFCTLKFLFTIQDKKAFFVIRQHGGMGFKELEKLKSLGSTETGELFEQKVEINYEGKTLILRRIVLNLFVPTRDKEWEIAIFCNLPESVEATKIAEIYRNRWTIESFFQTVTKNFNGEIQTLAYPKAALFSFSMALVAYNILATLRGALWGVHGVEKIEAGLSDFYLVDELQGTYRGMMIAIPRSEWEVFQTFSREQMAQLLQQLSTGVNLKQFLKAIRGVKKPKVPAIYDRKQGHVSTTRLLEQYNHS; encoded by the coding sequence TTGATTGAAGACGGTCATGCACAAGAACGTTCCGAATTTGATGCATTATTAAAGAAAGTAAAACCGCAAGATTTGTGGTGTGGAGATAGGAATTTTTGTACATTAAAGTTTTTATTTACGATCCAAGATAAAAAAGCATTTTTTGTAATTAGGCAACATGGAGGGATGGGATTTAAAGAACTAGAAAAATTAAAATCACTAGGTTCAACAGAAACAGGGGAGCTATTTGAGCAGAAGGTAGAAATAAATTACGAAGGGAAAACGCTAATATTAAGACGCATCGTATTAAATTTATTTGTCCCAACAAGAGATAAAGAATGGGAAATAGCGATTTTCTGCAATTTACCAGAATCTGTAGAAGCTACAAAAATCGCTGAAATATATCGTAATCGGTGGACTATAGAAAGCTTCTTTCAAACAGTAACTAAGAATTTTAATGGAGAGATTCAGACTCTAGCTTATCCGAAAGCCGCTTTGTTTTCATTTTCAATGGCATTAGTTGCTTATAACATACTTGCAACTTTAAGAGGTGCTTTATGGGGCGTACATGGAGTAGAGAAAATTGAAGCTGGATTATCTGATTTTTACTTAGTTGATGAGCTTCAAGGCACCTACAGAGGAATGATGATTGCAATACCTCGCTCGGAGTGGGAGGTATTCCAAACTTTTTCAAGAGAGCAAATGGCACAACTTCTACAACAACTATCAACAGGTGTTAATCTCAAACAGTTTTTAAAAGCGATTAGAGGAGTTAAGAAACCGAAAGTTCCAGCGATTTATGATAGGAAACAAGGGCATGTTTCAACAACTCGGCTTTTAGAGCAGTACAATCATTCATAA
- a CDS encoding ATP-binding cassette domain-containing protein, whose translation MPQNNQTTVEFRDVTFSRNHRPLVSNLNFTIRQGEALVLLGRSGSGKTTTMKLINRLFTPTQGEVLFDGIPTTQWNEIKLRRKIGYVIQEIGLFPHFTVERNVGLVPVLEGWQPKQIKTRVYELLQLVGLEPAQFAGRYPHELSGGQRQRVGVARALAADPPVLLMDEPFGALDPITRLELQQEFRHLQQELGKTVVFVTHDIQEAFVLASRIGLMYGGELVVLEAKDEFMRSQHPESLAFIQCLRTLQENL comes from the coding sequence ATGCCACAAAATAACCAAACTACCGTCGAATTCCGCGATGTCACCTTTAGCCGCAATCATCGCCCATTGGTGTCTAATCTTAACTTCACCATCCGCCAAGGAGAAGCACTGGTATTACTTGGGCGCAGTGGTAGCGGCAAAACCACAACAATGAAGTTAATTAATCGCCTATTCACACCTACACAAGGCGAAGTTTTATTTGATGGCATTCCCACAACTCAATGGAATGAAATTAAACTGCGGCGAAAAATTGGTTACGTCATTCAGGAAATTGGTTTATTTCCCCATTTTACAGTTGAACGCAATGTGGGTTTAGTCCCGGTTTTGGAAGGTTGGCAACCGAAACAAATAAAAACTCGGGTTTATGAATTGTTGCAATTGGTGGGTTTAGAACCAGCACAATTCGCCGGACGTTACCCGCACGAGCTTTCGGGAGGACAAAGGCAAAGAGTTGGGGTAGCCAGGGCTTTAGCAGCAGATCCGCCAGTATTGTTGATGGATGAACCCTTTGGCGCACTCGATCCAATTACGCGCTTAGAACTTCAACAAGAGTTTCGGCATTTGCAGCAAGAATTAGGCAAGACAGTTGTGTTTGTCACCCACGATATTCAAGAAGCTTTTGTCTTAGCATCGAGAATTGGTTTAATGTATGGCGGAGAATTGGTAGTATTGGAGGCAAAGGATGAATTTATGCGATCGCAACACCCAGAAAGCCTTGCTTTTATCCAATGTCTGCGTACTTTGCAAGAGAATTTATGA
- a CDS encoding ABC transporter permease: protein MNNFFLVKYAPEILQHTLEHLFLVGIAIGIAILVGIPLGILITRKTYLRQPILGIANIFQTIPSLALFGLLIPVPIIGGIGAVPAIVALTVYSLLPIIRNTYTGISGVDPAIREAGRGMGMTDRQLLLQVEIPLALGVILAGVRVATVIAIGIATIAAAIGAGGLGVFIFRGISVVNNQLILAGAVPAAVIALLADFAIGWTENKLKIKN, encoded by the coding sequence ATGAACAATTTCTTCCTCGTTAAGTATGCCCCAGAAATCCTTCAGCATACTCTAGAACACTTATTTTTGGTGGGCATTGCAATTGGAATTGCCATACTTGTAGGCATTCCATTAGGTATTTTGATTACACGCAAAACTTATCTCCGCCAACCAATCCTCGGTATAGCAAATATTTTCCAAACTATTCCTAGTTTGGCACTATTTGGCTTACTCATTCCTGTTCCTATAATTGGCGGAATTGGCGCAGTACCAGCAATTGTTGCTCTGACTGTATATTCCTTGTTGCCGATAATTCGTAACACTTACACAGGTATTAGTGGCGTAGATCCAGCGATTCGAGAAGCTGGGAGAGGCATGGGAATGACAGATAGACAATTATTATTGCAAGTTGAGATTCCCTTAGCACTGGGAGTAATTCTGGCAGGGGTGCGAGTAGCAACGGTAATTGCCATTGGTATTGCAACTATTGCAGCAGCCATTGGTGCAGGTGGTTTGGGAGTATTTATTTTTCGTGGTATATCAGTAGTGAATAATCAGTTAATTTTAGCTGGTGCAGTTCCGGCGGCGGTAATTGCATTACTAGCTGACTTTGCAATTGGCTGGACGGAGAATAAATTAAAAATTAAAAATTAA
- a CDS encoding peptidoglycan-binding domain-containing protein, whose protein sequence is MLDLFIYTYIIFVNQDTLNGSLVAKEPKSMAVSSPEVIRHILIGLGYLTPEIDPKPDLTKFAPWKRNDNSLTDDPTEEAIKKFQKQYAQKLEVNGNADAQTRSVMEDTVIGLQNRLKFHGFATNTEIPPGKPFYGPATYTAVKKFQKSQGLTENGIATIEQRQILQQPTLTNKPQSQPQSQIKLIDLLAQFKKNPKNPSYSAALSNLQQNLPKDVLHKVTNKWRGTNDQNPEIVKLMNVFTYYDDNNQNHRDALTHLQSQLTPAIYKEFISLWNKK, encoded by the coding sequence ATGTTAGATTTATTTATTTATACTTACATAATTTTTGTAAACCAAGATACATTAAATGGTAGTTTAGTAGCAAAGGAACCAAAAAGTATGGCTGTTAGTAGTCCTGAAGTCATCCGTCATATATTGATCGGGCTGGGATATTTAACTCCTGAGATAGATCCTAAACCGGATCTGACTAAATTTGCTCCCTGGAAGCGGAATGACAACTCCTTGACAGATGATCCTACTGAAGAAGCGATTAAAAAGTTTCAGAAACAGTATGCACAAAAACTTGAGGTTAATGGTAACGCTGATGCCCAGACTCGAAGTGTAATGGAAGATACAGTCATAGGACTTCAGAATAGATTGAAGTTTCACGGTTTTGCAACCAATACCGAAATTCCTCCAGGCAAGCCTTTTTATGGGCCAGCTACTTATACAGCAGTCAAAAAATTTCAGAAATCTCAGGGTTTAACTGAAAATGGTATTGCCACTATTGAACAGCGTCAAATTCTACAGCAACCTACTCTTACAAACAAGCCGCAGTCGCAGCCACAGTCACAGATTAAGCTGATAGATTTATTGGCTCAATTCAAAAAGAATCCTAAAAACCCTTCTTACAGTGCAGCCCTAAGTAACTTACAACAAAATCTACCCAAAGACGTTTTGCACAAAGTTACTAACAAATGGAGGGGGACAAATGATCAAAATCCTGAGATTGTCAAGCTGATGAATGTGTTCACTTATTATGATGACAACAATCAAAACCATCGTGATGCATTAACTCACTTACAAAGTCAGCTCACCCCAGCCATCTATAAAGAATTTATTAGTCTCTGGAATAAGAAGTGA
- a CDS encoding helix-turn-helix domain-containing protein produces the protein MGTSLQSLRYKSTVISAYRWSSPFFPSEVKSAIDSEIRQALEFAATPPQQRQQTITQKPRWTLKRLAAWIDKQFNLKCCRESIRKTLKNLGFSWKKARKLLNKANSKKRREFLEKLKGLLDDALHNGGMTKYV, from the coding sequence GTGGGTACATCGTTACAATCTCTCAGGTATAAAAGCACTGTTATATCAGCGTACAGGTGGTCATCCCCCTTTTTTCCCTCAGAAGTAAAGTCAGCAATTGATTCTGAGATTCGTCAAGCTCTTGAGTTTGCAGCAACACCACCCCAACAAAGACAACAGACAATAACGCAAAAGCCTCGTTGGACATTGAAGCGTTTAGCGGCTTGGATTGACAAACAGTTCAATCTCAAATGTTGCCGAGAGTCAATACGTAAGACTCTCAAGAACTTAGGGTTTTCGTGGAAAAAAGCACGTAAACTTTTAAATAAAGCTAACAGTAAAAAACGTAGAGAGTTTCTAGAAAAACTCAAGGGTTTGCTTGATGATGCTCTCCATAATGGGGGTATGACGAAATACGTGTAA
- the ggt gene encoding gamma-glutamyltransferase translates to MLTVAKPKRVALAIFSFSVLLYSQVASAALTLPLRSKKGMVVSAHPLASEAGISMLRKGGNAVDAAVATTFAISVVEPFSAGIGGGGFLLMHSEKTGDMKALDFRERAPLKATRNMYLDAKGKVRPNASINGYLAVATPGTVAGLYEVHRRYGKLSWQEVMKPAIALAKDGFVLSSQITWRSLPEYENRKEAILNNPAAREIFTRNGEFYQPGEKLVQRDLAGILTEIAQNPQSFYTGSIARAIASDMVKNGGLITLEDLKAYKPIWRNPVCSNFRKAKICSMPPASSGGVHLLQILNIIGDTDLKSLGWHHPDAIHLMVEAMKIAYADRSEYLGDPDFVKVPMQELLSPHYAKKRRQEINMQVARPSTEVKPVDKEILQRFSQANIQKSEENIIPSSLQSQQTNTSRHESTETSHLTVVDEERNAVSLTFTINLGFGAGIVTPGTGIVLNNEMDDFASAPGVPNAFGLVGNDANAIAPRKTPLSSMTPTIVTENGHFRMAAGAPGGSTIITQVLQVILNVLEYNMDVGAAVSVPRIHHQWLPDQLRVESWGLDALTVEDLRRRGHKIKETIPWGNGNVIAVTSDGTLEGAADPRGEGSPRGL, encoded by the coding sequence ATGCTTACTGTTGCTAAACCCAAGCGAGTTGCGCTAGCAATCTTTTCTTTCAGTGTCTTGCTTTACAGCCAAGTCGCCTCAGCTGCCTTAACTTTACCCTTACGCAGCAAAAAGGGGATGGTGGTTTCAGCCCATCCCTTAGCAAGTGAAGCGGGAATTTCTATGTTACGTAAAGGTGGTAATGCAGTGGATGCAGCTGTAGCTACAACCTTTGCAATCTCAGTAGTCGAGCCTTTCTCAGCCGGAATCGGCGGCGGCGGATTTTTGCTGATGCATTCTGAGAAAACTGGCGACATGAAAGCGCTAGATTTCCGCGAACGCGCACCCCTGAAAGCTACAAGAAATATGTATCTAGATGCAAAAGGAAAGGTGCGTCCGAATGCAAGTATTAATGGTTATTTGGCAGTAGCAACACCAGGAACGGTGGCGGGACTTTATGAAGTGCATCGTCGCTATGGTAAGCTTTCTTGGCAAGAGGTAATGAAACCTGCGATCGCACTCGCTAAAGATGGCTTTGTCCTCAGTTCTCAAATTACTTGGCGTTCGCTCCCAGAATACGAAAACCGCAAGGAAGCAATTCTCAACAATCCGGCAGCGCGGGAAATTTTTACTCGCAACGGTGAGTTTTATCAACCAGGGGAGAAGTTGGTGCAGCGTGATTTGGCAGGTATTTTAACAGAAATTGCCCAAAATCCCCAAAGTTTTTACACCGGAAGTATTGCTCGGGCGATCGCTTCTGATATGGTAAAAAATGGTGGTTTAATTACTCTAGAAGACCTCAAAGCCTACAAACCAATCTGGCGGAATCCTGTTTGTAGCAATTTTCGTAAAGCTAAAATTTGCTCAATGCCACCAGCGTCATCCGGAGGCGTTCATCTATTGCAGATTTTAAATATTATTGGTGACACTGATTTGAAATCTTTGGGATGGCATCATCCCGACGCTATACATTTAATGGTAGAAGCAATGAAGATTGCTTACGCCGATCGCTCGGAATATTTAGGCGATCCTGATTTTGTCAAAGTTCCTATGCAAGAACTGCTTAGTCCACATTACGCCAAAAAACGGCGTCAAGAAATTAATATGCAAGTGGCTAGACCTTCGACCGAGGTCAAGCCAGTAGACAAAGAAATACTACAACGTTTTAGTCAAGCTAATATTCAGAAATCGGAAGAAAATATCATCCCATCATCGCTTCAGTCTCAACAAACGAACACAAGTCGCCATGAATCTACTGAAACCAGTCATCTTACGGTTGTGGATGAAGAACGCAACGCCGTAAGTCTGACTTTCACGATTAACCTTGGTTTTGGCGCTGGTATAGTGACACCAGGAACTGGAATTGTCCTCAACAATGAGATGGATGACTTTGCTTCTGCGCCAGGAGTGCCTAATGCTTTTGGCTTAGTTGGTAACGATGCCAATGCGATCGCACCTCGTAAGACTCCCTTATCCAGCATGACTCCCACAATTGTCACAGAAAATGGTCATTTCCGCATGGCAGCAGGTGCGCCTGGTGGTAGCACTATCATCACCCAGGTTTTGCAAGTGATCCTAAATGTGCTGGAATACAACATGGATGTTGGTGCGGCTGTTTCTGTTCCACGCATACATCATCAATGGCTTCCAGATCAGTTGCGTGTGGAATCCTGGGGCTTAGATGCTCTCACTGTGGAAGACTTACGCCGTCGGGGACACAAAATAAAAGAAACTATTCCTTGGGGTAATGGTAACGTGATCGCTGTAACATCTGATGGAACTCTAGAAGGGGCCGCTGATCCTCGCGGTGAAGGTTCTCCCAGAGGTTTGTGA
- a CDS encoding glycine betaine ABC transporter substrate-binding protein: MKKFLTLLFLNFAVFLLITGCTQNLNSSSNDGNIIVASKDFTEQDILGELLAQQIETTTNLKVVRRPRLGGSFVCHNAINAGIIDAYIEYTGTALTAILKQKPVNGSKEVYEIVKQTYDQQFNLEVMPSLGFENTFAMIIRGDDAKRYNIQTLTQATQYTPQWRGGFGYEFLEREDGFPGLAKTYDLRFAKPPQIMDLGLIYRALIQKQVDMVAGNSTDGQISRLGLLVLKDDKHYFPPYETVPIVRQETLKKYPELRRAFAQLSGKISADEMRQLNYLVEGELREIKDVVQEFRKSKGLGLS, translated from the coding sequence ATGAAAAAATTTTTGACACTTTTATTTTTAAATTTTGCTGTATTCTTGCTAATCACTGGCTGCACGCAGAATTTAAATAGTAGTAGCAATGATGGTAATATTATCGTTGCTTCCAAAGATTTTACTGAGCAAGATATTTTAGGTGAACTTTTAGCGCAGCAAATCGAAACAACAACTAATTTAAAAGTTGTTCGCCGCCCTCGTTTGGGTGGTTCTTTTGTTTGTCATAATGCTATTAATGCAGGCATAATTGATGCTTATATTGAGTATACAGGCACAGCTTTGACTGCAATTTTAAAGCAAAAACCAGTTAATGGCTCCAAAGAAGTTTATGAAATAGTAAAACAAACTTATGACCAGCAATTCAATCTGGAAGTGATGCCAAGCTTAGGTTTTGAAAACACTTTTGCGATGATTATTCGGGGTGATGATGCCAAACGCTACAACATTCAAACTCTCACCCAAGCTACTCAATATACACCGCAGTGGCGCGGCGGTTTCGGCTACGAATTTTTAGAACGGGAAGATGGTTTTCCAGGATTAGCTAAAACTTACGATTTACGTTTTGCTAAACCACCCCAAATCATGGACTTGGGTTTAATATATCGTGCTTTAATTCAAAAACAGGTAGATATGGTGGCGGGTAATTCCACAGATGGGCAGATTTCTCGCTTGGGTTTACTTGTGTTAAAAGATGATAAACATTATTTTCCACCTTACGAAACTGTGCCAATTGTTCGTCAAGAAACATTAAAAAAATATCCCGAATTAAGAAGAGCGTTCGCACAACTTTCTGGAAAGATTTCGGCAGATGAAATGCGGCAGTTAAATTATTTAGTTGAGGGAGAATTACGTGAGATTAAAGATGTTGTCCAAGAGTTTCGCAAATCGAAGGGATTAGGTTTATCTTGA
- a CDS encoding 2'-5' RNA ligase family protein, which translates to MSRFFVALLPPQDIQDYANQIKQYFADHYASSGALKSPPHITLQPPFEWADDNLPLLETSLKEFASRQQPVAITLKGFDAFAPRVIYINVVRSPELLTLQADLMAYAESNLGIVDKVSKTRPFAPHITVAFRDLTKQNFRVAWPEFEKRQLHFEFTADKLTLLLHDGKRWNIKSEFGFLSNE; encoded by the coding sequence ATGAGCCGTTTTTTTGTCGCCCTTTTACCACCACAAGACATTCAAGATTACGCCAACCAGATTAAGCAGTACTTTGCTGATCACTATGCTAGTAGCGGGGCGCTAAAGTCTCCGCCTCATATTACCCTGCAACCACCCTTTGAATGGGCAGATGATAACTTGCCATTGCTAGAAACATCCTTGAAAGAATTTGCTAGTAGACAACAGCCAGTAGCAATTACACTTAAGGGTTTTGATGCTTTTGCGCCTCGTGTCATATACATTAATGTAGTCAGAAGTCCAGAACTTTTGACTTTGCAAGCTGATTTAATGGCTTATGCAGAAAGCAACTTGGGAATTGTTGACAAGGTTTCTAAAACTCGCCCTTTTGCTCCCCATATAACGGTTGCGTTTCGAGATTTAACAAAGCAAAACTTTAGAGTTGCTTGGCCAGAATTTGAAAAGCGTCAGTTGCATTTTGAGTTTACTGCCGACAAATTAACCCTACTGCTTCACGACGGTAAGCGGTGGAATATTAAATCGGAGTTTGGTTTTCTGAGCAATGAGTAA